In Arachis hypogaea cultivar Tifrunner chromosome 2, arahy.Tifrunner.gnm2.J5K5, whole genome shotgun sequence, a genomic segment contains:
- the LOC112742873 gene encoding glutathione S-transferase 1 isoform X8: MYLDDKYPQYPLLPHDVPKRALNFQVAHIVLQNNVIEKKVGPHEKLPWAQSVIRKGFTALEKLLKDHARRYATEDEIFLCKITWRILIGVAVENVIRQPIPEPR; encoded by the exons ATG TATTTGGACGATAAGTATCCTCAATACCCTTTGCTGCCTCATGATGTTCCCAAAAGAGCACTCAATTTTCAG GTTGCACATATTGTTTTGCAGAATAACGTCATTGAGAAAAAGGTTGGCCCTCATGAAAAACTTCCTTGGGCACAAAGTGTCATTAGAAAGGGCTTCACAG CACTTGAAAAGCTACTGAAAGATCATGCAAGGAGATATGCCACTGAAGATGAAATTTTTCTG TGCAAGATCACTTGGAGGATTTTAATTGGTGTTGCCGTGGAAAATGTAATCCGACAGCCCATTCCAGAG CCCCGCTAG
- the LOC112742873 gene encoding glutathione S-transferase 1 isoform X3 → MYLDDKYPQYPLLPHDVPKRALNFQVAHIVLQNNVIEKKVGPHEKLPWAQSVIRKGFTGDTSLNTIKIYSALEKLLKDHARRYATEDEIFLCKITWRILIGVAVENVIRQPIPEQPR, encoded by the exons ATG TATTTGGACGATAAGTATCCTCAATACCCTTTGCTGCCTCATGATGTTCCCAAAAGAGCACTCAATTTTCAG GTTGCACATATTGTTTTGCAGAATAACGTCATTGAGAAAAAGGTTGGCCCTCATGAAAAACTTCCTTGGGCACAAAGTGTCATTAGAAAGGGCTTCACAGGTGACACTTCACTGAATACCATTAAGATATATTCTG CACTTGAAAAGCTACTGAAAGATCATGCAAGGAGATATGCCACTGAAGATGAAATTTTTCTG TGCAAGATCACTTGGAGGATTTTAATTGGTGTTGCCGTGGAAAATGTAATCCGACAGCCCATTCCAGAG CAGCCCCGCTAG
- the LOC112742873 gene encoding glutathione S-transferase 1 isoform X4, whose translation MYLDDKYPQYPLLPHDVPKRALNFQVAHIVLQNNVIEKKVGPHEKLPWAQSVIRKGFTGDTSLNTIKIYSALEKLLKDHARRYATEDEIFLCKITWRILIGVAVENVIRQPIPEPR comes from the exons ATG TATTTGGACGATAAGTATCCTCAATACCCTTTGCTGCCTCATGATGTTCCCAAAAGAGCACTCAATTTTCAG GTTGCACATATTGTTTTGCAGAATAACGTCATTGAGAAAAAGGTTGGCCCTCATGAAAAACTTCCTTGGGCACAAAGTGTCATTAGAAAGGGCTTCACAGGTGACACTTCACTGAATACCATTAAGATATATTCTG CACTTGAAAAGCTACTGAAAGATCATGCAAGGAGATATGCCACTGAAGATGAAATTTTTCTG TGCAAGATCACTTGGAGGATTTTAATTGGTGTTGCCGTGGAAAATGTAATCCGACAGCCCATTCCAGAG CCCCGCTAG
- the LOC112742873 gene encoding glutathione S-transferase 1 isoform X10, protein MYLDDKYPQYPLLPHDVPKRALNFQVAHIVLQNNVIEKKVGPHEKLPWAQSVIRKGFTGDTSLNTIKIYSALEKLLKDHARRYATEDEIFLSSICSARSLGGF, encoded by the exons ATG TATTTGGACGATAAGTATCCTCAATACCCTTTGCTGCCTCATGATGTTCCCAAAAGAGCACTCAATTTTCAG GTTGCACATATTGTTTTGCAGAATAACGTCATTGAGAAAAAGGTTGGCCCTCATGAAAAACTTCCTTGGGCACAAAGTGTCATTAGAAAGGGCTTCACAGGTGACACTTCACTGAATACCATTAAGATATATTCTG CACTTGAAAAGCTACTGAAAGATCATGCAAGGAGATATGCCACTGAAGATGAAATTTTTCTG TCTTCAATATGTAGTGCAAGATCACTTGGAGGATTTTAA
- the LOC112742873 gene encoding uncharacterized protein isoform X1, producing MSEPEGGEEEDREESASERPESERGSLPQHRCSRRHRRRGGGSPEEREKDDSQTRWRERTKTRREREGGCSAVHCRRSWGQLKPPPLLGLAVLLSSLSASTITSCISSVPFSTPRVRMQFYLLKSSAAISPDLFFRKMRYKFKICMMKFYEGLMQIIN from the exons ATGAGTGAACCAGAGGGAGGAGAGGAGGAAGACAGAGAAGAGAGTGCGAGTGAGAGACCAGAGAGTGAGAGGGGGTCACTACCGCAACACCGCTGCAGCCGCCGCCATCGCCGTCGTGGAGGAGGGAGTccggaggagagagagaaagatgatTCGCAGACGAGATGGAGAGAGAGGACGAAGACGCGACGCGAGAGAGAAGGAGGTTGTTCCGCCGTGCACTGTCGTCGCTCCTGGGGTCAATTGAAGCCGCCGCCGCTGCTAGGGCTTGCCGTGCTCCTGTCCTCACTTTCGGCTTCTACGATTACTTCCT GTATTTCATCGGTGCCGTTTTCGACACCAAGGGTGCGGATGCAATTCTATCTTTTGAAAAGTTCTGCTGCAATCTCCCCAGACCTCTTCTTTAG GAAAATGAgatataaattcaaaatatgtATGATGAAGTTCTATGAAGGGTTAATGCAGATAATTAActga
- the LOC112742873 gene encoding glutathione S-transferase 1 isoform X7 — MYLDDKYPQYPLLPHDVPKRALNFQVAHIVLQNNVIEKKVGPHEKLPWAQSVIRKGFTALEKLLKDHARRYATEDEIFLCKITWRILIGVAVENVIRQPIPEQPR, encoded by the exons ATG TATTTGGACGATAAGTATCCTCAATACCCTTTGCTGCCTCATGATGTTCCCAAAAGAGCACTCAATTTTCAG GTTGCACATATTGTTTTGCAGAATAACGTCATTGAGAAAAAGGTTGGCCCTCATGAAAAACTTCCTTGGGCACAAAGTGTCATTAGAAAGGGCTTCACAG CACTTGAAAAGCTACTGAAAGATCATGCAAGGAGATATGCCACTGAAGATGAAATTTTTCTG TGCAAGATCACTTGGAGGATTTTAATTGGTGTTGCCGTGGAAAATGTAATCCGACAGCCCATTCCAGAG CAGCCCCGCTAG